The following proteins are co-located in the Rhodococcus opacus B4 genome:
- a CDS encoding dTDP-4-dehydrorhamnose 3,5-epimerase family protein: MEYRELKVPGAWEITPRQFGDDRGVFLEWFKGSEFEAAVGHPLDLAQANCSVSAAGVLRGIHYTDNPPGQAKYVTCVKGAFLDVIVDLRVGSPMFGQWDSVLIDDVDRRAVYLPAGVGHAILSLEDASTVMYLCSIEYTPALDHDLHPLDPDLGIDWPTVGRDGSPLTFQLSEKDSAAPSLQQAIDAGALPPM; encoded by the coding sequence GTGGAGTATCGCGAACTGAAGGTCCCGGGCGCCTGGGAGATCACCCCGCGACAGTTCGGCGACGACCGCGGCGTGTTCCTCGAATGGTTCAAGGGCTCGGAGTTCGAGGCCGCCGTCGGGCACCCCCTCGACCTCGCCCAGGCCAACTGCTCGGTGTCCGCCGCCGGCGTCCTGCGCGGGATCCACTACACCGACAACCCGCCCGGGCAGGCGAAATACGTCACCTGCGTCAAGGGCGCGTTCCTCGACGTCATCGTCGACCTGCGGGTGGGGTCGCCGATGTTCGGGCAGTGGGATTCGGTGCTCATCGACGACGTCGACCGCCGCGCCGTGTACCTGCCCGCCGGGGTCGGCCACGCGATCCTGTCGCTCGAGGACGCGTCGACGGTGATGTACCTGTGCTCGATCGAGTACACCCCGGCCCTCGATCACGACCTCCATCCGCTCGACCCCGACCTGGGCATCGACTGGCCTACGGTCGGCCGGGACGGCAGCCCGCTGACGTTCCAGCTGTCCGAGAAGGATTCGGCCGCGCCGTCGCTGCAGCAGGCCATCGACGCCGGAGCCCTCCCCCCCATGTGA
- the rfbA gene encoding glucose-1-phosphate thymidylyltransferase RfbA produces the protein MRGIILAGGTGSRLHPITLGVSKQLVPVYDKPMIYYPLSTLMLANIRDILVITTPHDAEQFRRLLGDGAQFGVNLTYKVQEEPNGLAQAFVLGADHIGNESVSLVLGDNIFYGPGLGSRLNRFENIDGGAVFAYWVSDPSSYGVVEFDDTGRAMSIEEKPATPKSNFSIPGLYFYDNDVVSIARNLKPSDRGEYEITDVNQAYLQAGRLQVEVLPRGTAWLDTGTVDSLLEAANFVRTLEHRQGLKIGVPEEVAWRRGFITDDELSARAETLGKSGYGDYLLELLDRGKDW, from the coding sequence ATGCGCGGAATCATCCTGGCAGGCGGCACCGGGTCCCGGTTGCACCCGATCACCCTCGGAGTGAGCAAGCAACTGGTCCCGGTCTACGACAAGCCGATGATCTACTACCCGCTCTCCACCCTGATGCTCGCGAACATCCGCGACATCCTCGTCATCACCACCCCGCACGACGCCGAGCAGTTCCGCCGGCTCCTCGGCGACGGCGCCCAGTTCGGGGTGAACCTCACATACAAGGTGCAGGAGGAACCGAACGGCCTCGCGCAGGCGTTCGTCCTCGGCGCCGACCACATCGGCAACGAGTCCGTCTCCCTCGTGCTCGGCGACAACATCTTCTACGGCCCCGGCCTCGGTTCCCGGCTGAACCGCTTCGAGAACATCGACGGCGGCGCCGTGTTCGCCTACTGGGTGTCCGACCCCAGCTCCTACGGTGTGGTCGAGTTCGACGACACCGGCCGCGCCATGTCGATCGAGGAGAAGCCCGCCACCCCGAAGTCGAACTTCTCGATCCCCGGGCTGTACTTCTACGACAACGACGTCGTCTCCATCGCGCGCAACCTGAAGCCGTCGGACCGCGGCGAATACGAGATCACCGACGTCAACCAGGCGTACCTGCAGGCCGGACGGTTGCAGGTCGAGGTGCTGCCCCGCGGAACCGCGTGGCTCGACACCGGCACCGTCGATTCGCTGCTCGAGGCGGCGAACTTCGTGCGCACGCTCGAGCACCGGCAGGGGCTGAAGATCGGCGTCCCGGAAGAGGTCGCGTGGCGCCGCGGGTTCATCACCGACGACGAATTGTCGGCCCGCGCCGAGACTCTCGGCAAGTCCGGGTACGGCGACTATCTCCTCGAACTTCTCGACCGCGGCAAGGACTGGTGA
- the rfbB gene encoding dTDP-glucose 4,6-dehydratase — MRLLVTGGAGFIGANFVHQTVAERPDVQVTVLDALTYAGNRRSLDAVADRIEFVHGDVADFALVDRLVAASDAVVHFAAESHNDNSLADPTPFVQTNVIGTFSLLQAVRAHDVRYHHISTDEVYGDLELDDPERFTESTPYNPSSPYSATKASSDLLVRAWARSFGVRATLSNCSNNYGPYQHVEKFIPRQITNLIDGVRPRLYGSGKNVRDWIHVDDHNAAVWTILEKGTLGQTYLIGADGEVDNRTVVGTLLEVFGRDTNDLDFVTDRPGHDLRYAIDSTRLRTELGWTPQYEDFRSGLEATVRWYRDNESWWRPQKASAEKAYAATESVIG, encoded by the coding sequence ATGAGGCTTCTCGTGACCGGCGGCGCCGGGTTCATCGGCGCGAATTTCGTGCACCAGACGGTCGCCGAGCGGCCGGACGTGCAGGTGACGGTGCTCGACGCCCTGACGTACGCCGGCAACCGGCGCTCGCTCGACGCGGTGGCCGACCGCATCGAGTTCGTGCACGGCGATGTGGCGGATTTCGCGCTGGTGGATCGCCTGGTCGCGGCGTCGGACGCGGTGGTCCACTTCGCCGCGGAATCGCACAACGACAATTCGCTGGCCGATCCGACGCCGTTCGTGCAGACGAACGTGATCGGCACGTTCTCGCTGCTGCAGGCGGTCCGCGCCCACGACGTCCGCTACCACCACATCTCCACCGACGAGGTGTACGGCGACCTCGAGCTGGACGACCCCGAGCGCTTCACCGAGTCGACCCCGTACAACCCGTCGAGCCCGTACTCGGCGACGAAGGCGTCCAGCGACCTGCTCGTGCGGGCGTGGGCCCGCTCGTTCGGGGTGCGGGCCACCCTGTCGAACTGTTCCAACAATTACGGTCCGTACCAGCACGTCGAGAAGTTCATTCCACGGCAGATCACCAACCTGATCGACGGGGTGCGTCCCCGCCTGTACGGCAGCGGAAAGAACGTGCGCGACTGGATCCACGTCGACGACCACAACGCCGCCGTGTGGACGATCCTGGAGAAGGGGACGCTCGGGCAGACGTACCTGATCGGCGCGGACGGCGAGGTCGACAACCGGACCGTCGTCGGAACGCTGCTCGAGGTATTCGGCCGCGACACGAACGACCTGGACTTCGTCACCGACCGTCCCGGCCACGACCTGCGCTACGCGATCGATTCGACGCGGCTGCGCACCGAACTGGGCTGGACGCCGCAGTACGAGGATTTCCGCAGCGGCCTCGAGGCGACCGTGCGGTGGTACCGCGACAACGAGTCGTGGTGGCGCCCGCAGAAGGCATCCGCGGAGAAGGCGTACGCGGCCACCGAGTCCGTCATCGGCTGA
- a CDS encoding class I SAM-dependent methyltransferase, with product MTDAWEVDPAYENYIGRWSRLVAPRFLRWLAADPGGAWCDVGCGTGALAHTVLRTADPARVVGVEPSASFAAAARAGADDLRFDVRPGTAESLPAEDGEFDRVVSGLVLNFVPDPAEGLAEMRRVTRAGGTVAGYVWDYAEGMQLIRAFWDAARELDEAAAKLDESVRFPLCRPRPLHDLLSTAGFTGVAVHPLDVPTVFADFDDYWRPFLGGQGPAPGYCTSLSDGSRTELRDLLDARLRRDETGRIALTARAWAFRGTVSR from the coding sequence ATGACGGACGCCTGGGAGGTCGATCCCGCGTACGAGAACTACATCGGTCGCTGGAGCAGGCTGGTCGCGCCGCGGTTCCTGCGGTGGCTGGCCGCGGATCCGGGCGGCGCCTGGTGCGACGTGGGATGCGGCACCGGCGCCCTCGCCCACACTGTTCTGCGGACAGCGGACCCGGCCCGGGTGGTCGGAGTCGAGCCTTCGGCGTCGTTCGCGGCGGCGGCCCGGGCCGGCGCGGACGATCTCCGCTTCGACGTGCGGCCGGGCACCGCCGAATCCCTCCCCGCCGAGGACGGCGAGTTCGACCGGGTGGTCTCCGGGCTGGTCCTCAACTTCGTGCCCGATCCGGCCGAGGGGCTCGCCGAGATGCGCCGAGTGACGCGGGCGGGCGGGACGGTCGCCGGGTACGTGTGGGACTACGCGGAGGGCATGCAGTTGATTCGCGCGTTCTGGGACGCCGCGCGCGAGCTCGACGAGGCGGCAGCCAAGCTCGACGAGAGCGTCCGCTTCCCGCTCTGCCGGCCGCGTCCCCTGCACGACCTCCTGTCCACCGCCGGGTTCACCGGGGTGGCCGTGCACCCGCTCGACGTGCCCACCGTGTTCGCCGACTTCGACGACTACTGGCGGCCGTTCCTGGGCGGTCAGGGGCCCGCGCCCGGGTACTGCACGTCGCTGTCCGACGGAAGCCGAACCGAGCTTCGCGACCTGCTCGACGCCCGGTTGCGGCGCGACGAGACGGGCCGCATCGCCTTGACGGCGCGGGCGTGGGCGTTCCGCGGAACCGTCAGCCGATGA
- a CDS encoding lysylphosphatidylglycerol synthase transmembrane domain-containing protein, translating into MVLVDTDPEIVPDRGGRAVLMNALRILVTLAIVVAVVFAVKSQWAEVRDTIIQLDWWALAVSAVFVFLGMGAAVRAWQHALGALEHPIPAFDAARCYLVGQLGKYLPGSVWAFVLQTELVRRAGVSRANGFVAVLVTVGLSITSALVVGLLALPALFHISTVAAVAVIVLVPIALVCCYPPILTRLVNLALRILRRAPLHRQLTMHKIGRALGWCAVSWVLYGVHLWFLASSTAGFEAGTLVQCIGAIALGMCAGVLVVVAPSGIGVREAVVVAALSPFMDSGVALGLALASRLVFTLCEVLAGFVAAIAGSRSLRNALVHEDARVPQPS; encoded by the coding sequence GTGGTTCTCGTGGACACCGATCCCGAGATCGTCCCGGACCGCGGCGGCCGCGCCGTCCTGATGAACGCGCTGCGGATCCTCGTCACCCTCGCGATCGTGGTGGCCGTCGTGTTCGCCGTGAAATCGCAGTGGGCCGAGGTCCGGGACACGATCATCCAGCTGGACTGGTGGGCGCTCGCCGTCTCCGCGGTGTTCGTCTTCCTCGGCATGGGTGCGGCGGTGCGCGCGTGGCAGCACGCGCTCGGCGCCCTCGAGCATCCGATTCCCGCGTTCGACGCCGCCCGCTGCTACCTCGTGGGTCAGCTCGGCAAGTATCTCCCGGGCAGTGTGTGGGCGTTCGTCCTGCAGACCGAACTCGTCCGCCGGGCCGGGGTGTCGCGGGCCAACGGATTCGTCGCCGTCCTCGTCACCGTGGGGCTGAGCATCACGTCCGCGCTGGTCGTCGGGCTGCTGGCGCTACCCGCCCTGTTCCACATCAGCACCGTCGCGGCGGTCGCGGTGATCGTTCTCGTCCCGATCGCCCTCGTCTGCTGTTACCCGCCGATCCTCACCCGGCTGGTGAACCTGGCCCTGCGGATCCTGCGCCGCGCCCCGCTGCACCGGCAGCTGACGATGCACAAGATCGGACGGGCCCTCGGCTGGTGTGCGGTCAGCTGGGTCCTCTACGGCGTGCACCTCTGGTTCCTCGCCTCGAGCACGGCGGGTTTCGAGGCGGGCACCCTGGTGCAGTGCATCGGCGCGATCGCGCTCGGCATGTGCGCGGGGGTGCTCGTGGTCGTCGCGCCGTCCGGCATCGGGGTCCGCGAGGCCGTCGTCGTCGCGGCGTTGTCGCCGTTCATGGACAGCGGGGTCGCGCTCGGGCTGGCCCTCGCGTCGCGCCTCGTGTTCACGCTGTGCGAGGTGCTCGCCGGTTTCGTCGCCGCGATCGCGGGTTCGCGGTCGCTGCGCAACGCCCTCGTGCACGAGGATGCGCGGGTACCGCAACCGTCCTGA
- a CDS encoding acyl-ACP--UDP-N- acetylglucosamine O-acyltransferase, whose product MTIGENCEIHPTVVIGDGVTVGDRVGIGPYAVLTGPLDLGDDCWIGAHATLGAPPEWIGKTHPRTWTEVSPHQGVVIGAGTVIREMSAVQQGAERPTTIGRGGFVMNHTSVEHDVRIGEDCVLSPSCTLGGHVTLGDGVNVGMSAVVHQRRVIGARAMVGMGSVVAKDIPPFATVFGNPAALRGTNRVGMSRAGIPDEDIAAVEALYASGRLGADAELPRSLADAFARWRELAVKPLVS is encoded by the coding sequence ATGACCATCGGTGAAAACTGCGAAATCCATCCGACCGTCGTGATAGGCGACGGCGTCACCGTCGGCGACCGGGTCGGCATCGGCCCGTATGCCGTCCTCACCGGGCCCCTCGATCTCGGCGACGACTGCTGGATCGGCGCCCACGCGACGCTCGGGGCGCCGCCCGAGTGGATCGGGAAGACGCATCCCCGCACGTGGACGGAGGTCAGCCCGCATCAGGGGGTCGTGATCGGCGCGGGCACCGTGATCCGGGAGATGAGCGCCGTCCAGCAGGGTGCCGAGCGGCCGACGACCATCGGCCGCGGCGGATTCGTCATGAACCACACGTCCGTCGAGCACGACGTCCGGATCGGCGAAGACTGCGTCCTCTCGCCGTCCTGCACCCTCGGCGGTCACGTGACCCTCGGCGACGGCGTCAATGTCGGCATGAGCGCGGTGGTGCATCAACGCCGGGTGATCGGGGCGCGCGCGATGGTCGGCATGGGATCGGTCGTCGCCAAGGACATTCCGCCGTTCGCCACCGTGTTCGGCAACCCCGCCGCACTGCGCGGCACCAACCGGGTGGGCATGAGCCGCGCCGGGATTCCCGACGAGGACATCGCCGCCGTCGAGGCGCTGTACGCGTCGGGACGGCTGGGAGCCGACGCGGAACTCCCGCGGTCGCTCGCCGACGCGTTCGCCCGGTGGCGGGAGCTGGCGGTGAAACCGCTCGTTTCCTGA
- a CDS encoding DegT/DnrJ/EryC1/StrS family aminotransferase, translating to MIAISSISFGEDVEREVLDTLRSGMVAQGPKVARFEEGFAELVGTRHAVAVNSGTTALIAALRVLDLQPGDEVLTTPFTFVATLNAILDAGGTARFADIGESDFALDPDVVADCVNDRTRVLMPVHLYGQTADMGALMPLAESEGLAVVEDAAQAHGATFDGRGAGSFGLGCFSFYATKNLTTAEGGMVTTDDDAVADRLRVLRNQGMRRRYEYEMAGQNFRMTDLQASLGLPQLGSYLQQVESRRRNAEALRTGLKDVEGLVLPSELAGRGHVWHQFTVILAPDAPIDRDTLAQRLGDRGVGSGVYYPRTVYDYDCYREHPRVILSPTPVATSVARRCLSIPVHAALSTDDVDRIVAAVREAMEA from the coding sequence GTGATCGCGATCTCGAGTATCTCCTTCGGAGAGGATGTCGAGCGCGAGGTTCTCGACACCCTGCGATCCGGGATGGTCGCGCAGGGACCGAAGGTCGCGAGGTTCGAGGAGGGGTTCGCCGAACTCGTCGGCACCCGGCACGCGGTGGCCGTCAACAGCGGCACCACCGCGCTGATCGCGGCGCTGCGGGTGCTGGACCTCCAGCCCGGAGACGAGGTGCTCACCACGCCGTTCACGTTCGTGGCCACGCTCAACGCGATCCTCGACGCCGGCGGGACAGCCCGGTTCGCCGACATCGGTGAGTCCGATTTCGCGCTCGACCCCGACGTCGTGGCGGACTGCGTGAACGACCGCACCCGGGTGCTGATGCCGGTGCACCTGTACGGGCAGACCGCCGACATGGGTGCGCTGATGCCGCTGGCCGAGTCCGAAGGGCTCGCCGTGGTCGAGGACGCCGCGCAGGCGCACGGTGCCACGTTCGACGGCAGGGGCGCGGGCAGTTTCGGGCTCGGCTGCTTCTCGTTCTACGCCACCAAGAATCTGACCACCGCCGAGGGCGGCATGGTCACCACGGACGACGACGCGGTGGCCGACCGGCTGCGGGTGCTGCGGAATCAGGGCATGCGCAGGCGCTACGAGTACGAGATGGCGGGGCAGAATTTCCGGATGACGGACCTGCAGGCCAGTCTCGGACTGCCGCAACTGGGTTCGTATCTGCAGCAGGTGGAGTCGCGCCGCCGCAACGCGGAGGCGCTGCGGACCGGGCTGAAGGACGTCGAAGGACTCGTGCTGCCTTCGGAACTCGCGGGCCGCGGGCACGTGTGGCACCAGTTCACCGTGATCCTCGCGCCGGACGCGCCGATCGACCGCGACACCCTCGCGCAGCGACTCGGCGATCGGGGCGTCGGCAGCGGCGTCTACTACCCGAGAACCGTCTACGACTACGACTGCTACCGCGAGCACCCCCGGGTGATCCTCTCGCCCACGCCGGTCGCGACATCCGTTGCCCGCCGGTGCCTCAGCATTCCCGTCCACGCCGCGCTCTCCACCGACGACGTCGACCGGATCGTCGCCGCGGTGCGCGAGGCGATGGAGGCGTGA
- a CDS encoding Gfo/Idh/MocA family protein, with the protein MTSTRPRIALVGSGKMGSLHARVLAQSPLCDLALLVEPREDHGRQIAARFGAEWAPDFDGLDDIDAVVVAAATPAHYELAGRVLDLGKPLLVEKPLAATYEESTDLVKRAAATGVPLMCGLLERFNPAVRTAREFAGDVWQVNGIRHSPFVSRIPTGVATDLLIHDVDLAIGFVGSPPVGVKAEFGYFHDSSRRNEAEDCAEAVLRFGSGAVATISASRVSQRKVRQLSLLEPDRLIEIDLLRRDITIYRHIDDDLPADGYKQQTVIEIPTIRYSDEPLAAQLAHYVGLIGGEGDADAERESILPAHRVVHEATVSATG; encoded by the coding sequence ATGACGTCCACGCGACCGCGGATCGCGCTCGTCGGATCCGGCAAGATGGGTTCGCTGCACGCCCGCGTCCTCGCGCAGTCGCCGCTGTGCGACCTGGCGCTGCTGGTGGAGCCGCGGGAGGACCACGGACGACAGATCGCAGCACGGTTCGGCGCCGAGTGGGCACCGGATTTCGACGGCCTGGACGACATCGACGCCGTCGTCGTCGCGGCGGCGACACCCGCGCACTACGAGCTGGCGGGCCGCGTCCTGGACCTCGGGAAGCCGCTGCTCGTCGAAAAGCCGCTCGCCGCAACGTACGAGGAGAGCACCGATCTGGTGAAACGCGCCGCCGCGACGGGCGTCCCGCTGATGTGCGGTCTGCTCGAGCGTTTCAACCCGGCGGTCCGCACGGCCCGCGAATTCGCCGGCGACGTGTGGCAGGTCAACGGAATCCGGCACTCGCCGTTCGTCTCCCGCATCCCCACCGGGGTCGCGACGGACCTGCTGATCCACGACGTGGACCTGGCGATCGGATTCGTCGGATCGCCGCCGGTCGGGGTGAAGGCCGAATTCGGGTACTTCCACGACAGTTCGCGGCGCAACGAGGCCGAGGACTGCGCCGAGGCGGTGCTGCGGTTCGGATCCGGTGCGGTGGCCACCATCTCGGCCAGCCGGGTGAGCCAGCGGAAGGTCCGGCAGTTGTCGCTGCTGGAGCCGGACCGGCTGATCGAGATCGACCTCCTGCGCCGCGACATCACCATCTACCGGCACATCGACGACGACCTGCCCGCCGACGGGTACAAGCAGCAGACGGTGATCGAGATCCCCACCATCCGGTACAGCGACGAACCCCTCGCCGCCCAGCTCGCGCATTACGTCGGGCTGATCGGCGGCGAGGGGGACGCCGACGCGGAGCGCGAGTCGATCCTGCCCGCGCACCGCGTGGTCCACGAGGCGACCGTGTCGGCTACCGGCTGA
- a CDS encoding NAD(P)/FAD-dependent oxidoreductase — protein MEISYDVVVIGGGAAGLGGALALARARRSVLVIDAGEPRNAPAGHIHNYLGRAGTPPGELLAIGREEVTGYGGEIVTGTVTSADKVGDGEFRVTLADGRAVGARRLLVTTGLVDVLPPDIPGVAERWGRDVLHCPYCHGWELRDQPVGVLACSPLAVHQALMWGQWTDQVTLFLNDANEPTGEEYEQLAARGVAVIDGAVAGLEVRDDRLTGVRLRTGRVFPLAAVVVPPLFRARADFLATLGLATTEMEMAGHVIGTAVAADAMGATAVPGVWVAGNVADPKAQVIVAAGAGLTAAAALNADLIAEDTRLAVAGALSR, from the coding sequence ATGGAAATCAGTTACGACGTGGTGGTCATCGGCGGCGGCGCGGCCGGACTCGGCGGTGCGCTGGCGCTGGCACGGGCCCGCCGATCGGTGCTCGTGATCGACGCCGGCGAACCCCGCAACGCGCCGGCCGGACACATTCACAACTACCTGGGCCGAGCGGGCACCCCGCCCGGTGAACTACTGGCCATCGGACGCGAGGAGGTCACGGGCTACGGCGGGGAAATCGTGACCGGCACCGTCACGTCCGCCGACAAGGTCGGGGACGGGGAGTTTCGGGTGACGCTCGCCGACGGCCGGGCGGTCGGGGCACGACGCCTGCTCGTGACCACCGGTCTCGTCGACGTCCTCCCCCCCGACATCCCCGGCGTGGCCGAGCGATGGGGTCGCGACGTCCTGCACTGCCCGTACTGCCACGGCTGGGAGCTCCGGGACCAGCCGGTGGGCGTCCTGGCCTGCAGTCCGCTGGCGGTGCACCAGGCGCTGATGTGGGGCCAATGGACCGATCAGGTGACGTTGTTCCTGAACGACGCGAACGAGCCCACCGGCGAGGAGTACGAGCAACTCGCCGCCCGCGGCGTCGCCGTGATCGACGGCGCGGTGGCAGGCCTCGAGGTGCGGGACGACCGGCTGACCGGTGTCCGGCTGCGCACGGGCCGGGTCTTCCCCCTCGCCGCCGTGGTGGTCCCGCCGCTGTTCCGGGCCCGCGCCGACTTCCTCGCGACCCTCGGGCTGGCCACCACCGAGATGGAGATGGCCGGACACGTGATCGGCACCGCCGTCGCCGCCGACGCGATGGGCGCCACCGCGGTACCGGGGGTGTGGGTGGCAGGCAACGTCGCGGACCCGAAGGCGCAGGTGATCGTCGCCGCCGGAGCCGGTCTGACCGCCGCGGCTGCGCTCAACGCCGACCTCATCGCGGAAGACACCCGGCTGGCGGTCGCCGGAGCGCTCAGCCGGTAG
- a CDS encoding helix-turn-helix domain-containing protein, whose product MVGVNDDLPDLDGVLDAVGPRLKALRQQRGATLAQLSESTGISVSTLSRLEAGQRKPTLELMLLLARAHQLPLDELVDAPATGDPRVHLRPLDRNGTTIIPLTRRPGGIQAFKHVIPPGDPTAVPNLQVHEGYEWLYVLSGRLRLLLGEHDVILTPGEVAEFDTHVPHWFGNPGPQPVEILSLFGPQGERAHVRTVPRGPASDSGRR is encoded by the coding sequence ATGGTGGGTGTGAACGACGACCTACCCGATCTGGACGGCGTCCTCGACGCCGTGGGACCGCGACTCAAAGCACTCCGGCAGCAGCGTGGCGCGACCCTCGCCCAGCTCTCCGAATCCACCGGGATCTCGGTGAGCACGCTGTCGCGGCTCGAGGCCGGCCAGCGCAAACCCACCCTCGAACTGATGCTCCTGCTGGCCCGCGCCCACCAGCTACCCCTGGACGAACTGGTCGACGCACCCGCCACCGGCGACCCCCGCGTGCACCTGCGGCCCCTCGACCGCAACGGCACGACGATCATCCCGCTCACCCGCAGACCCGGCGGGATCCAGGCGTTCAAGCACGTGATCCCGCCGGGCGATCCGACCGCGGTACCGAACCTGCAGGTCCACGAGGGTTACGAATGGCTGTACGTCCTGTCCGGCCGGTTGCGGCTGCTGCTCGGCGAACACGACGTGATCCTGACCCCGGGGGAGGTCGCCGAGTTCGACACCCACGTGCCGCACTGGTTCGGCAATCCCGGACCGCAGCCGGTGGAGATCCTCAGCCTGTTCGGCCCCCAGGGCGAGCGGGCGCACGTGCGGACCGTCCCGCGGGGCCCGGCGTCCGACTCCGGCCGTCGGTAG
- a CDS encoding SGNH/GDSL hydrolase family protein codes for MRRWILGVPGAVLIPLLAGCSTSTTPPVAQPQPESAPAVATLVGLGDSIPAGDGCPGCTPFVELFGDQLSGDDAQPVQVANLGVGGWTSTDLLDSLEPGAYDADAVRDADVVTVTIGANDFYAELDGYLDGDCGGDDGLGCFAPVLPQLKTTLTSVLDRIAELRAGQPTAVLVTGYWDVFPDGDVARELFGPQFLRDSAALTLRANDVISEVAGEEGATYVDLFSTFKGTWGDGDPTGLLADDGDHPNQIGHQLIADALSSAAVAGSGSSDVSAFTSSGWSPR; via the coding sequence GTGCGACGCTGGATTCTCGGTGTTCCCGGAGCGGTTCTGATTCCGCTTCTCGCCGGTTGCTCCACGTCGACGACCCCGCCGGTGGCGCAACCGCAGCCGGAGTCGGCGCCCGCGGTCGCGACCCTCGTCGGCCTGGGCGATTCGATCCCGGCCGGTGACGGATGCCCCGGATGCACGCCGTTCGTGGAACTGTTCGGCGACCAGCTGTCCGGCGACGACGCCCAGCCCGTACAGGTGGCCAACCTGGGGGTCGGCGGCTGGACCAGCACCGACCTGCTGGACTCCCTCGAACCCGGCGCATACGACGCCGACGCCGTGCGTGACGCCGACGTCGTCACCGTCACCATCGGCGCCAACGACTTCTACGCCGAACTCGACGGCTACCTGGACGGCGACTGCGGCGGAGACGACGGGCTCGGCTGTTTCGCGCCGGTGCTTCCGCAGCTGAAGACCACGTTGACGTCCGTGCTCGACCGCATCGCCGAACTACGCGCCGGACAACCGACCGCGGTGCTGGTCACCGGATACTGGGACGTCTTCCCGGACGGCGATGTGGCCCGCGAGTTGTTCGGCCCGCAGTTCCTCCGGGACAGTGCCGCGCTGACGTTGCGCGCCAACGACGTCATCTCGGAGGTCGCGGGCGAGGAGGGCGCCACATACGTCGACCTGTTCAGCACGTTCAAGGGCACGTGGGGCGACGGCGACCCCACCGGACTGCTGGCCGACGACGGCGACCACCCGAACCAGATCGGCCACCAGCTGATCGCCGACGCGTTGTCGTCCGCGGCGGTCGCGGGATCCGGCTCCAGCGACGTGTCGGCGTTCACGTCGTCCGGGTGGTCGCCGCGCTGA